In one window of Romeriopsis navalis LEGE 11480 DNA:
- the gcvH gene encoding glycine cleavage system protein GcvH: MAFEYPDDLRYTDSHEYVRLDGDVATVGITAFAIDQLGDIVFLELPEVGSTITQADTFGTIESVKAVEDLKAPVSGEVLEANEAMVEAPEEMANDPYNGGWLLKVKVSDTAGIESMSAADYRAKVEGA; this comes from the coding sequence ATGGCTTTTGAATATCCCGACGATTTGCGTTATACCGACTCCCACGAATATGTCCGGTTGGATGGGGATGTCGCTACGGTAGGTATTACCGCCTTCGCGATCGACCAATTAGGTGACATTGTTTTCCTCGAATTGCCCGAAGTTGGCAGTACGATCACGCAGGCCGATACGTTTGGCACGATTGAATCGGTCAAAGCTGTGGAAGATTTGAAAGCACCCGTCAGTGGTGAAGTGCTAGAGGCGAATGAGGCCATGGTTGAGGCCCCCGAAGAAATGGCCAATGATCCATACAATGGCGGTTGGCTGCTGAAGGTAAAAGTATCGGATACCGCCGGTATCGAGTCGATGAGTGCGGCCGATTATCGCGCCAAGGTCGAAGGCGCTTAA